Proteins encoded by one window of Bactrocera oleae isolate idBacOlea1 chromosome 4, idBacOlea1, whole genome shotgun sequence:
- the LOC106622159 gene encoding uncharacterized protein has protein sequence MAKPCQHLKLLLGISLLLGLLVNWALASTAEEGLENRREQLLATMIEEYLKLTDYELVQSKALVQGVLADAEVQLIHSDLMEAERRIMENFVRQVVDKEQEEPPARSNIANRLFYLIAKSLIYQEFEAILRRHDTTNPRRKFSPENYLIERSLKRNGLDDLQRRVTRKQIKFMSDFVEDVDTYLAHLTTEERQTDEVEVQKMVEWSAKMKAESDVELRMETFKDFMRFFVKF, from the exons ATGGCCAAGCCTTGTCAACACCTCAAGCTACTGCTTGGCATATCATTGCTGCTGGGACTG CTCGTCAATTGGGCGTTGGCCTCAACCGCCGAGGAGGGTTTAGAAAATCGCCGTGAACAATTGCTCGCCACAATGATTGAGGAGTACCTGAAGCTGACCGACTATGAATTGGTGCAAAGCAAGGCGCTGGTGCAGGGTGTTTTGGCTGATGCCGAGGTGCAGCTTATACACAGTGATCTCATGGAGGCCGAGCGTCGCATTATGGAGAATTTCGTGCGGCAAGTCGTCGACAAAGAGCAAGAGGAGCCGCCAGCGCGTAGCAACATAGCCAACCGTTTGTTTTATCTGATTGCAAAGTCGTTGATTTATCAGGAATTCGAAGCAATTCTTAGGCGGCATGACACCACAAATCCGCGACGTAAGTTTAGTCCCGAAAATTACCTGATTGAACGTTCCCTGAAGAGGAATGGGCTGGACGATTTGCAGCGTAGGGTTACGCGTAAGCAAATTAAGTTTATGAGTGATTTTGTTGAGGATGTCGACACTTATTTGGCGCATTTGACGACAGAGGAGCGTCAGACTGACGAGGTGGAGGTACAAAAAATGGTGGAGTGGTCGGCTAAAATGAAGGCCGAAAGCGATGTGGAGCTGAGAATGGAaacttttaaagattttatgagatttttcgttaaattttga